From one Plasmodium coatneyi strain Hackeri chromosome 9, complete sequence genomic stretch:
- a CDS encoding Asparagine-rich antigen: protein MSAVMEENKMEIEANKENECEGKAIEGLNEGNINGEACINSGSNENSHGNDESGEKSCNNGEGDQKSGDDEKGNENESKAENDENKSSNRWADMCEDYDAPLVDTYNDDKDMKHRTTDSNFSDMHSSMKQNYFMSNKNDMNNFSPSYEVYIRNLHLEITKEEVYKLFEGYRIRRVNILNKKGKTAAAYVEFDNAEDMNRSLELNGKMIYSGNNTFEHGAISVIINKDKMKNFHTSQKQNKFKKVIGRTNNSFSTLRQGNNNMSNLMSNYNVGGNSGNNMNSSNNSPFGMNNNMYFNDSNKNLKMDMKGNTMNSSNNMNASFSNYTHMKLNYMNNSSSNAGGGMHMNQGSNNNSHMLNEKMNTSSAFAFKSMNYPNSSNNNNAGKNIGMNSEGNANTSTVPEQRKKLVLKKRTVPLDQKTYVINPNIFGEAKPVDTNPDKILADNVTKEKESNDIANNVGEEGVKKLEGQEDDDAQQKKSIGMNNENVGNNMDDPNGSSGGNKSVFNYKKNVNAGRNFNFSSNLQSSNNNNGNNNSNSGNTSGGKYSNTKKIFMVNKNNPSNNPSSGIRKILNSSDNNQSGGKSIGNSGLNSPGSPNANNLGPDANNSTGNMKRINLSNRNNKNADMNNSANSSPFGTNVKNMNADDKNKGLNLRGMHGHNNAFENKTYGGANAHEHGTGNNAFGGGNPSGDYSKDMFANFRSGNLKMEKKSNDSPFSSGRQKELNIIKKDDKANIKNIIMKNMKREDGGNTNYNNNNNNNSSGDAGGAGAVSGGGYKHKSENGPLFRNKDSGGLNFRTNKAGGSTGASKMNSDNDGGKDSMMNYKKSNDANVKKGEEPFENMNRGPNRNINRNNHSYGNVTSSQGTNAGESTANNSRPGGTTTTTTTTGADNCNAQGGDNSYSYNIENLYDSSLKYVKNANNSNKAKKVTAVKTVKVIATEKKNDDDSDSEEMKDKSGKDDPNNDGTGDDHNAGTSTGNNNNTSGGHGKGFDKSGKDDKCNDDKKVGNNYDDSARSNDNYTYESDSSENCKDITTTNLKSTLLHTKTKKRVKKKPVEEGEQNSGNNPNDENAQNGQGGTTGNSKTQKIDILIKPNLKKGENIWEARTHLLVEQENNMKNDKGSQDGSRRSHSPSNKVSRGSSHRRDGSKRRDSSSRRRDDSRGDRYGRRYDRRDDHRDDRRDDHRKEDRKDSISSSREKREDDRKEEEKEEDSYEYRKQNRNYDKYGSRDDYYERKRNGKYGAPDKRGYDMKSYGDSYDRGSYRDSYDRGSYRDSYDRGSYKDSYDRSGYRNSHDRISYKDSYDRSSNYVEYDKMDNKYYSNNYNSMRHKNYKPHHNAHGKMNNYSYQNNYKSGHYYKYPTKAGPGTYYSNSKNVTKASEKEKTETKADIQAIPKKAIVTTVKTNNVSIKKNRYECLDDGDESDK, encoded by the exons ATGAGCGCAGTTATGGAGGAAAACAAGATGGAAATTGAGGCgaataaagaaaatgaatGCGAGGGAAAGGCGATCGAAGGGTTGAACGAGGGAAACATCAACGGCGAAGCGTGCATTAACAGTGGTAGCAATGAGAACAGCCACGGAAACGACGAAAGTGGCGAAAAAAGCTGCAACAACGGTGAAGGCGACCAAAAAAGTGGCGACGACGAGAAGGGCAACGAAAACGAAAGCAAGGCAGAAAATGACGAGAACAAAAGCAGCAACCGCTGGGCGGACATGTGCGAGGACTACGACGCTCCATTAG TTGACACGTACAACGACGACAAGGATATGAAGCACAGAACGACGGATAGCAATTTTAGCGACATGCATAGCAGCATGAAGCAAAATTATTTCATGTCAAACAAGAATG ACATGAACAACTTCTCGCCGAGCTACGAAGTGTACATCCGTAACCTACACCTGGAGATaacgaaggaagaagtgtacAAGTTATTCGAGGGATATCGCATCAGGAGggtgaacattttaaataaaaagggcaAAACGGCAGCAGCGTATGTAGAGTTTGACAATGCGGAAGACATGAACAGATCGCTGGAGTTAAATGGAAAGATGATTTATTCGGGAAATAACACATTCGAGCACGGAGCAATATCGGTCATAATAAATaaggacaaaatgaaaaatttccacACCAGTCagaagcaaaataaatttaaaaaagttatcGGAAGGACCAACAACAGCTTTTCGACCTTGCGACAGGGAAATAACAATATGAGTAACTTGATGAGCAATTACAACGTAGGAGGGAATAGCGGCAACAACATGAACAGTAGTAACAATAGCCCCTTCGGAATGAACAATAATATGTACTTCAATGATAGcaacaaaaatttgaaaatggaTATGAAGGGGAACACGATGAATAGCAGTAACAACATGAATGCAAGTTTTAGTAattacacacacatgaagttaaattatatgaacaatagTAGCAGCAATGCTGGAGGTGGCATGCACATGAACCAAGGAAGTAACAATAATTCCCACATGCTAAATGAGAAAATGAATACTAGTTCTGCGTTTGCCTTTAAAAGTATGAACTACCCCAACAGTAGCAACAACAATAATGCGGGGAAAAATATCGGCATGAACAGTGAAGGCAATGCCAATACGTCCACCGTACCAGAACAGAGGAAAAAGCTAGTCCTGAAGAAACGTACCGTGCCATTGGATCAAAAGACGTATGTTATCAACCCAAATATTTTTGGAGAGGCCAAACCGGTTGATACCAACCCGGACAAAATTCTAGCCGATAACGTTACCAAGGAGAAAGAGTCAAATGATATTGCGAATAATGTTGGTGAGGAGGGGGTTAAGAAGCTGGAAGGACAGGAAGATGACGACGCGCAGCAGAAGAAGTCTATCGGGATGAACAATGAAAATGTTGGGAACAACATGGACGACCCGAACGGTAGTAGTGGCGGAAATAAGAGCGTGTTtaactacaaaaaaaacgtgaacGCAGGCAGAAATTTTAACTTTAGTAGCAACCTCCAAAGCAGCAACAATAATAACGGTAACAATAACAGTAACAGTGGTAACACTTCGGGGGGTAAGTACTCCAACACGAAAAAGATTTTCATGGTGAATAAGAATAACCCCAGTAACAACCCCAGCAGTGggataaggaaaattttaaacagcTCTGATAATAACCAAAGCGGGGGCAAAAGCATAGGAAATAGCGGTTTGAACAGCCCGGGCAGCCCAAATGCGAATAACCTCGGCCCAGACGCGAACAACTCCACAGGGAACATGAAAAGGATAAACTTGAGCAAcaggaacaacaaaaatgcaGACATGAATAATAGTGCAAACTCCAGCCCATTCGGTACCAATGTAAAGAACATGAATGCGGATGACAAGAACAAAGGACTGAACCTGAGAGGAATGCATGGTCATAATAACGCCTTCGAAAATAAAACGTATGGAGGGGCAAACGCACATGAGCATGGAACAGGAAATAATGCATTTGGAGGAGGTAATCCATCTGGGGACTACTCAAAGGACATGTTTGCCAACTTCCGAAGCGGGAAcctaaaaatggagaagaaaagcaaCGACTCGCCCTTTTCCAGTGGGAGGCAGAAGGAACTAAATATCATAAAGAAAGACGACAAGGCGAATatcaaaaatattattatgaagAATATGAAGCGGGAAGATGGAGGGAATACCAactacaacaacaacaacaacaacaacagcagtgGAGATGCTGGCGGTGCTGGTGCTGTTAGCGGGGGAGGCTACAAACACAAGAGCGAAAACGGCCCCCTCTTTCGTAACAAAGATTCAGGAGGACTCAACTTCAGGACAAATAAAGCTGGCGGATCTACTGGTGCATCTAAAATGAACTCAGACAATGATGGAGGTAAGGACAGCATGATGAATTATAAGAAGAGTAATGATGCCAATGTTAAGAAAGGCGAAGAACCATTTGAAAATATGAACCGAGGCCCCAACAGAAATATCAACAGGAATAACCACTCCTATGGAAATGTCACTTCATCCCAAGGAACCAACGCAGGGGAAAGTACTGCCAATAACAGCCGACCTGGGGgaaccaccaccaccaccaccaccaccggAGCAGATAACTGCAATGCACAAGGGGGGGACAACTCCTACAGTTACAACATTGAAAATTTGTACGACAGTTCGTTGAAGTATGTGAAAAATGCCAATAACTCAAATAAGGCGAAAAAGGTTACCGCTGTGAAAACGGTGAAGGTTATCGCaacggaaaagaagaacgatGATGATAGTGACTCAGAGGAGATGAAAGATAAGAGTGGAAAAGACGACCCGAACAATGACGGAACGGGGGATGATCACAACGCAGGTACCAGTACcggaaacaacaacaacactAGTGGTGGCCATGGAAAAGGATTTGATAAAAGCGGAAAGGACGACAAATGCAATGACGATAAGAAGGTAGGGAACAATTACGATGACTCTGCCAGGAGCAATGATAACTACACCTACGAATCGGATAGCtcagaaaattgcaaagatATCACCACGACCAATTTGAAGTCCACTCTGCTACACACTAAGACGAAGAAGAGAGTGAAAAAGAAACCTGTCgaagaaggagaacaaaaCAGCGGAAATAACCCTAATGATGAGAATGCACAGAATGGCCAAGGAGGAACAACAGGAAACAGCAAGACACAGAAAATCGACATTTTGATCAAGCCCAATttgaagaaaggggaaaatatttgGGAAGCGAGAACACACCTGCTGGTGGAGCAGGAGAACAACAtgaaaaatgacaaagggTCACAGGACGGCTCCAGGAGGAGTCATTCCCCTTCGAATAAGGTCAGTCGTGGCAGCAGTCACCGTAGGGATGGAAGCAAGAGAAGGGACAGTAGTAGCCGGAGGAGGGACGACAGCAGGGGGGACAGATACGGACGCAGGTATGACCGTCGGGATGATCACCGAGATGATCGTCGTGATGACCATCGAAAGGAAGACCGAAAAGACAGCATAAGCAGCagcagagaaaaaagggaagatgacaggaaggaggaagaaaaggaggaagactcCTATGAATACAGAAAGCAGAACCGAAATTATGATAAATATGGCAGTCGAGACGACTACTATGAAAGAAAGCGAAACGGAAAATACGGCGCTCCCGATAAAAGAGGGTACGACATGAAGAGCTACGGTGATTCGTATGACAGGGGCAGCTACAGGGACAGTTACGATAGAGGCAGCTACAGAGATAGTTACGACAGGGGTAGCTATAAGGATAGTTACGACAGAAGCGGCTACCGAAATTCTCACGACCGCATAAGCTACAAGGATAGTTACGACCGAAGCAGCAACTACGTTGAGTAcgacaaaatggacaacaaATATTATTCAAACAACTACAACTCCATGAGACATAAAAACTACAAACCCCATCACAATGCccatggaaaaatgaacaactatAGTTACCAAAATAATTACAAGTCAGGTCATTATTATAAGTACCCAACGAAGGCAGGACCAGGGACCTACTACAGCAATAGCAAAAATGTAACCAAGGCTagtgagaaggaaaaaacggagaCCAAGGCAGATATACAGGCCATCCCGAAGAAGGCCATTGTCACCACTGTTAAGACGAACAACGTTTCGATTAAGAAGAACCGTTACGAATGTTTGGATGATGGTGACGAGAGCGACAAGTGA
- a CDS encoding Vacuolar protein sorting-associated protein 35, whose product MQSYRDQANTTLDQKKFLDECIFIVKEQSFYMKQALENGSLRDTLKHASNMLCELRTSQLSPKYYYELYMLIFNELQHLDTFISDKKKHKKRFIDIYESVQHAGNIIPRLYLLIIVGRNYIKNKDIKAKYILKDMTELCKGIQHPLRGLFLRYFLIQMCKDRIPDTGSEYEEAGGGNIDDAFEFLLSNFYESIKLWNRMSDKVLIKSAPGQDEQVIRNNRNKVLREKMDVKMLVGSNLVRMSQLEGMTRQYYIEKCLPKLLQNLSTINDSLIQQYIFESIVQVFSDECHIYTLDILLNAILKINSSLDFKGILITLLKRLRSFIESNKYEVPKEVDIFSLFYEHLVLYVNRTLDSYERGKGSYSLAFQQEGQKFPTRDTVVEYYKGDEEKKRGPPTSGTTTTSTTNVVTTNVVTTNSVTTMGTQQINANDLVPNCKIVKSADAKSHPGEEKRMMKEASYYGGATHQGSSNKTANYANLPRGTHRRYSNEENNQPNNEDDEFVESVVKMLQVIYEFIFLCIRIYDDAITVSKLFELPYTIASNVNLNNDVLCEQIISIIVLPFNYLGLSALNGKNMQALLSSITSQKHKKKLSLDIIDAIIECKNKAIVYKDVEEILNYISPIFNEDVKRKTDPADDMHQRDCHQREVQEADFFNLENSTITYAAKKMCKFFHIITNTNDIDERYNICMLFYKHIENGPYLVHLLPTIVFTMLDLVTIITNMVPNTGGKTQSRNDDLFEKKEHPDEELTGEHTHDENTYDELNRLRNNHGDSTTRMDVFPGDNPEDPYLEEKLKQYNIYVKNILKFIHTNLLCVSSQIPMLALKLFLYSAIVVNNYDRLVQAYDFLSFENLEAICYEFITQPLIIYEEDINISSQQYSCIIWITGILCSHITLLQNENYENIALKLTQHANKLLKKKDQCLGILACSHIYWENNKYRNSAKVLECLQKCIKNAEIAVQSNNDNVVLFLFLLQKYVYYYEAENIEVTEDSIHYLLHICQEEYSRDSCDANFKKEFLQTVQYIHDKKKSSNAFAKIGLDVSVLR is encoded by the exons ATGCAGAGCTACAGGGACCAAGCGAACACCACCCTGGATCAGAAGAAATTTTTGGACGAATGCATTTTCATCGTGAAGGAGCAGAGCTTTTACATGAAGCAGGCACTG GAAAATGGATCCCTCAGGGACACGCTGAAGCACGCGTCGAACATGCTGTGCGAACTGAGGACGTCACAGCTGTCACCCAAGTACTACTACGAGCTATACATGCTGATATTCAACGAATTGCAACACCTGGATACATTTAtaagtgacaaaaaaaaacataaaaagagGTTCATCGATATATACGAGAGTGTCCAACACGCAGGAAACATCATCCCCAGATTATACCTACTAATCATCGTCGGAAGAAACTACATAAAGAATAAAGACATTAAAGCAaagtatattttaaaagacATGACAGAATTATGTAAGGGTATTCAACACCCACTGAGGGGGTTATTCTTACGCTACTTTTTAATCCAAATGTGCAAGGACAGAATACCTGACACAGGAAGTGAATACGAAGAAGCAGGTGGAGGGAACATAGATGATGCGTTTGAATTCCTTCTCTCGAACTTTTATGAAAGCATCAAACTGTGGAACAGAATGAGTGACAAGGTACTCATTAAATCGGCACCGGGACAAGACGAACAAGTTATACgtaataatagaaataaagtgttaagagaaaaaatggatgtaAAAATGCTAGTGGGATCCAACCTGGTACGTATGTCCCAATTGGAAGGAATGACTAGACAAtattatatagaaaaatgcCTTCCAAAATTGCTACAAAATTTGTCCACCATAAACGACTCACTCATTCAGCAGTACATTTTTGAGTCCATCGTCCAGGTTTTCAGTGACGAgtgtcatatatatactttagACATTCTGCTAAACGCTATTCTGAAAATAAATAGCTCACTTGATTTTAAGGGCATCCTCATTACCTTATTGAAAAGGCTAAGATCCTTTATCGAGTCGAATAAATATGAAGTGCCAAAAGAGGtcgatattttttctctcttttatGAGCACCTAGTTTTGTATGTTAATCGGACTTTAGATTCGTATGAGAGAGGGAAAGGCTCCTACAGTTTGGCGTTCCAACAGGAGGGTCAGAAGTTTCCCACGAGGGACACTGTAGTGGAGTACTACAAGGGggatgaagagaaaaagagaggCCCCCCAACGTCAGGCACGACTACCACATCCACCACCAATGTCGTCACCACCAATGTGGTCACCACGAACAGCGTTACAACGATGGGGACACAGCAGATCAACGCGAACGATCTCGTGCCAAACTGCAAAATTGTCAAAAGTGCAGATGCGAAAAGTCACCCCGGGGAGGAGAAACGAATGATGAAGGAAGCCTCCTACTATGGAGGAGCGACCCACCAGGGAAGTAGCAACAAAACGGCAAACTATGCGAATCTACCCAGGGGTACCCACCGCCGTTACAGTAACGAAGAAAACAACCAACCAAACAATGAAGACGATGAATTTGTGGAAAGCGTAGTTAAAATGCTGCAAGTAATCTATGAGTTCATTTTTCTatgcatacgtatatacGACGATGCCATTACTGTGAGCAAACTGTTTGAACTTCCATACACCATAGCGTCTAACGTAAACCTCAACAATGACGTTCTATGCGAACAGATAATTAGCATAATTGTTCTTCCATTTAACTACCTGGGGCTGAGTGCCCTCAATGGGAAGAATATGCAAGCGCTGTTGAGCAGCATAACCTCCCAGAAGCATAAAAAGAAACTTAGCCTAGACATCATTGATGCGATTATTGAGTGCAAAAATAAGGCCATCGTTTACAAAGACGTAGAAGAAATCCTAAATTatatttcccccatttttaacGAAGACGTGAAGAGGAAAACGGACCCCGCAGATGATATGCACCAAAGGGATTGTCACCAACGAGAGGTACAGGAGGCCGACTTTTTCAACCTAGAAAATAGCACCATCACCTAtgcggcaaaaaaaatgtgcaaattcTTTCACATCATAACAAATACTAACGATATTGATGAACGGTACAATATCTGCATGCTGTTTTATAAGCACATAGAAAATGGCCCCTATTTGGTGCATCTCCTGCCGACCATTGTTTTCACCATGCTGGATTTAGTCACGATCATCACGAACATGGTCCCCAAcacgggggggaaaacaCAGTCGAGGAATGATGATCTGTttgagaaaaaggaacacccTGATGAGGAGCTCACCGGTGAGCATACGCATGATGAGAATACCTATGATGAGTTGAACCGGCTACGTAACAATCACGGTGATAGTACCACCCGCATGGATGTCTTCCCAGGTGACAACCCGGAGGACCCATACTTGGAGGAAAAGCTAAAACAATACAACATATACGtaaagaacattttaaagttTATTCACACGAATCTGCTCTGCGTGAGTAGCCAAATTCCGATGCTAGCGCTTAAGCTTTTCCTCTACAGTGCCATAGTGGTGAACAACTACGATCGCTTGGTCCAAGCATATGACTTTCTCTCCTTCGAAAACTTGGAAGCCATTTGTTACGAATTCATAACACAGCCACTGATTATTTACGAGGAGGACATAAACATCTCCTCACAACAGTACAGCTGCATCATTTGGATCACAGGCATTTTGTGTTCTCATATTACTCTCCTCCAAAATGAGAACTACGAAAATATTGCCCTCAAGTTAACTCAGCATGCAAATAAgttgctgaaaaaaaaagaccaatGTTTGGGCATCCTGGCATGCTCTCATATATATTGGGAAAACAACAAATACAGAAATAGTGCCAAAGTGTTGGAGTGCCTCCAGAAGTGCATAAAAAACGCAGAGATTGCCGTGCAGTCAAATAACGATAATGTagttctcttcctttttttgttgcaaaaGTATGTCTACTACTATGAGGCAGAAAATATCGAAGTCACGGAAGACAGCATACACTACCTACTGCATATTTGCCAGGAGGAGTACTCCAGAGACAGCTGCGACGCGAACTTTAAGAAGGAGTTCTTGCAGACCGTCCAGTACATACACgacaagaagaaaagttcCAACGCCTTCGCCAAAATTGGCCTGGACGTCTCGGTTCTGCGGTAG
- a CDS encoding 50S ribosomal protein L11, producing the protein MSRIGRFNLVVLSGSAKPSASIGQTLGPLGINMMTFFKEFNERTKNISKNVPIQVTLEPLNDRTYRFYLRTPTVVWFIRRCARVPMFSPTAKHHTVGSITLAEVFHIAKCKRMDPPLINLTLKSICKYIIGTCNSMGIKVCRELDDEGKKKYFVDVNQLDNIKKDIRTRNKHQKRSKK; encoded by the exons ATGTCACGAATAGGAAGGTTCAATTTAGTGGTTTTGTCTGGCTCTGCGAAGCCTAGCGCAAGCATTGGACAAACGTTGGGGCCCCTAG gaataaatatgatgactttttttaaagagtTTAACGAGAGAACGAAAAACATATCGAAAAATGTGCCGATTCAGGTGACTCTGGAACCACTGAATGACAG GACGTACAGATTTTACCTGAGAACCCCAACGGTCGTCTGGTTTATCCGACGATGCGCAAGAGTACCCATGTTTAGTCCCACGGCGAAGCACCACACTGTCGGATCGATTACGCTAGCGGAG GTTTTCCACATTGCCAAGTGCAAGCGGATGGACCCCCCATTGATAAATCTGACCCTCAAAAGTATTTGCAAGTATATTATCG GCACGTGCAACAGTATGGGCATAAAGGTGTGCAGAGAACTGGACGACGAAGGTAAGAAGAAGTACTTTGTAGATGTTAACCAGCTGgacaatataaaaaaagacataAGGACTCGGAACAAGCATCAGAAGAGGTCCAAAAAATGA
- a CDS encoding Actin, producing MDKHTIVIDNGSGYMKAGLNAYDEPSIVFPTIVGLHRNSEIKQSYVGDEAIFRDSDLSFYRPIDHGHISDWDLAQIVWEYAIKCVDKNRSVESILLTEPPLCSTSHRTKMGEIFFEDFDYKNMNISVSGLMSIYATGLTTGLVLDIGDGVTQCIPVFDGYIEKNSIIRSDFGGEELSMFLQKLICDIGYSMTTRKNFEYVKTIKETLCFCSLNPPKDQLRDDLTVTYTLPDGDVLRDGYDSVELSHERFYVPEALFNPSICQRDSLSIVDIVWKSLLLCPIENRKTLTSYIVLSGGSSLFPNLVERLEREVKNNAPESARSAVKVHAHENRAIMAWCGARIFSQPEMRQAQEGLWISKEEYEEIGSNIFLIKATLKLA from the exons ATGGATAAGCATACAATTGTGATTGACAACGGTTCAG GTTACATGAAAGCCGGATTGAACGCCTACGATGAGCCGTCCATAGTGTTCCCAACCATAGTGGGCCTCCACCGAAACAGCGAAATCAAACAAAGCTACGTAGGCGATGAAGCCATCTTCCGCGATTCCGATCTGTCATTCTACCGCCCAATCGACCATGGACACATATCGGATTGGGACCTGGCCCAAATTGTCTGGGAATATGCCATCAAATGTGTCGACAAAAACAGGAGTGTTGAAAGCATCCTGCTCACAGAGCCACCTTTATGTTCAACTTCCCAtagaacaaaaatgggagaaattttttttgaggattttgattacaaaaatatgaacatttcAGTGTCAGGATTAATGTCTATATATGCCACGGGGTTAACAACTGGTCTGGTCTTAGATATAGGGGATGGAGTTACTCAGTGCATTCCCGTCTTTGATGGGTACATAGAAAAGAATTCGATCATACGTTCCGATTTTGGAGGAGAAGAACTAAGCatgtttttgcaaaaattaatTTGTGATATTGGATATAGTATGACCACAAGAAAGAATTTTGAATACGTTAAAACTATCAAAGAGACTTTATGTTTTTGCTCCTTAAATCCACCAAAGGATCAACTGAGAGACGATTTAACTGTCACTTATACTCTTCCAGATGGAGATGTTTTACGGGATGGATACGACTCTGTTGAATTATCACATGAACGTTTTTACGTTCCTGAGGCTCTTTTCAATCCATCTATATGCCAGAGGGATAGCCTCAGCATCGTGGACATTGTGTGGAAGTCCCTTTTATTGTGTCCCATTGAAAATAGGAAAACGCTGACTAGCTATATTGTTCTTTCTGGgggttcttcccttttccccaaCTTAGTGGAACGACTGGAGAGGGAGGTGAAGAATAATGCTCCGGAGAGTGCCAGATCGGCTGTGAAG GTCCACGCGCATGAAAATAGAGCTATTATGGCCTGGTGTGGAGCACGGATTTTCTCTCAACCCGAGATGAGGCAGGCCCAGGAGGGCCTATGGATATCGAAAGAAGAATACGAGGAAATCGGaagtaacatttttttgataaAG GCAACGCTGAAGCTTGCATAG
- a CDS encoding Calmodulin binding protein has protein sequence MDFVKLAKQGSALSREYKSLIREKEENAMRERLAAVTIQKCYRGYLTRRTYLVYKHFLKRTKNAIDILACKFLLRKLKQQRLEQQAVLYLSDNATKIQKVFRGYYSRKYIHDFFRRKREILEMDAHVKAQKGIMLQGIEEKRKKQLIHDNKVKDTKIHNAAKNLHHLVSTKAQRGVYNYRIENIIREQQEKIKNSSEKKKKINLLNKKK, from the exons ATGGACTTTGTGAAGCTTGCCAAACAGGGCAGTGCACTATCTCGAGAATATAAGTCCCTCATAAG ggaaaaggaggaaaatgccATGCGGGAGCGCCTCGCCGCTGTCACGATACAGAAGTGCTACAGAGGCTATTTGACCAGGCGGACTTACCTTGTTTATAA GCACTTTCTGAAACGCACGAAGAACGCCATAGATATTTTGGCGTGCAAGTTTTTGCTCAGAAAATTGAAGCAGCAAAGGCTGGAGCAGCAAGCCGTATTGTACCTGTCGGACAATGCCACCAAGATACAGAAGGT CTTCAGGGGGTACTACTCCAGGAAATACATTCACGACTTCTTTAGGCGGAAGAGGGAAATACTCGAAATGGATGCACAC GTAAAGGCGCAGAAGGGAATTATGCTTCAGGGGATtgaggaaaagaggaaaaaacagtTG ATACACGACAACAAAGTGAAGGACACGAAAATACATAACGCTGCGAAAAATCTGCACCACCTGGTGTCAACCAAGGCACAGAGGGGGGTCTATAATTACAGGATCGAAAATATCATACGGGAGCAG caagaaaaaatcaaaaacagcagcgaaaaaaagaaaaaaataaatctactaaacaaaaagaagtag